In the Solirubrobacterales bacterium genome, AGCTGCGCCAGGACTGACCAGGAGAGGCAATGCGCCACGCCAAGAAGAGAAACAAGCTGGGGCGGAGCCCCTCCCACCGCAAGTCGCTGCTCAGCAACCTCTCAAAGGAACTGATCGAACACGAGCGGATCCAGACCAGCCAGGCCAAGGCGAAGGCGGCCAAGCCGGAGATCGAGAAGCTGATCACCCTCGCCAAGCGGGGCGACCTCCACGCCCGCCGTCAGGCCCTCTCGACGCTGCGTCAGGACAAGTTCGCGGTCCACAAGCTGTTCGAGGAGATCGCTCCCCGCTACGCCGAACGTCCCGGTGGCTACACCCGGATCGTCAAGATCGGCCCCCGCCGGTCCGATTCGACCGAGATGGTCTTCCTGGAGCTCGTCTGATCTTCGTTCAGACCGGGTTCTGAGCAAGAAAGTTGCCGCAAAGGGGAGCCAATGGCTCCCCTTTTGCCTGCTCCGACCTCGCCGGAATGCTTTCCCGGCTCAAGTCGGGGCGGAAGCGCTCCTTTTTCGGTCATTTGGTGTTTCTGAGGCTGGGCCTATACTGGGCTATTACTGAATTCCGAATTGATCGGGCCAGGCATTGATTTCCTTCAGGGGGCAGCACCAAATCCGGGCGAGAATCATCGCCACAGCGCTAGTGGCAATCGCCGCCACTCTCCTGCTGCTTGCTGCCGCGAATCCGGCCCGGGCAACCTGGGGCACACCGATCCTGGGCAATGCCCCGACCGGTGTCGCCACTGACAGCTCCGGCAACCTCTATGTCGCCGAGTCCTACGGGAACCGCTTCGTCAAGTACAGCTCGACCGGCACCCAACTGATGGCGGTCGGCTCTTCGGGTAACGGTCAGGCCCAGTTCAATTCCCCGAACGGGATCGCGGTCGAGTCCGGTGGAGCGATCTTCGTCGCCGACACCGGCAACAACAGGATCCAGCGCTTCTACCCGAACGGCAGCTACCAGACCGAATGGGGCGGTTTCGGAACCGGGCTCGGTCAGTTCAAACAGCCTTCGGCCGTGGCGGTCGATGGCGGCGGCAACGTGTACATCGCCGATACCGACAACAACCGGGTGGTCAAGTGCAACGCC is a window encoding:
- the rplQ gene encoding 50S ribosomal protein L17 — protein: MRHAKKRNKLGRSPSHRKSLLSNLSKELIEHERIQTSQAKAKAAKPEIEKLITLAKRGDLHARRQALSTLRQDKFAVHKLFEEIAPRYAERPGGYTRIVKIGPRRSDSTEMVFLELV